Proteins from a genomic interval of Nocardia sp. BMG51109:
- a CDS encoding DUF2277 domain-containing protein: MCRNITALRGLEPAATPEEIHAAALQYVRKVGGLAGISAANRSAVEAAVADIAAATTRLLEDLPDRKVPPKSVPPLRRPEVRARIEARG, translated from the coding sequence ATGTGCAGAAACATCACCGCCCTGCGCGGTCTGGAGCCCGCCGCGACGCCGGAGGAGATCCACGCGGCCGCGCTGCAGTACGTCCGCAAGGTCGGCGGCCTGGCCGGCATCTCCGCCGCCAACCGCTCGGCCGTGGAGGCGGCGGTCGCCGACATAGCGGCCGCCACCACCCGCCTCCTGGAAGACCTCCCCGACCGCAAGGTCCCCCCGAAATCCGTCCCGCCGCTGCGCCGCCCCGAGGTGCGCGCCCGCATCGAAGCGCGTGGCTGA
- the asnB gene encoding asparagine synthase (glutamine-hydrolyzing), translated as MCGLLGFLSADVALPVDESVPADGSVPADGAVPADGATDNVVQQVYDALQCGRHRGPDERGTWHDEHMILGFNRLSIIDIEHSHQPLRWGPPENPERYALAFNGEIYNYLELREQLRAEHDARFRTEGDGEAIVAAYHHWGTESFARLRGMFAFAIWDTETERLVVARDPFGIKPLFLATGPNGTGYASEKKSLLELLGALGLSDELDVRALEHYTVLQYVPEPESLHRTIRRLESGCFATLGPGETPEITRYFEPKFRVVPFGKPGDDTPQNRRAAGVHTNTAEARYRRIAEVMEDSVAKHMRADVTVGSFLSGGIDSTAIAALAIRHNPNLLTFTSAFEREGYSEADVAAETAEAIGAKHYIRTVSPADFAAAIPEIVWYLDDPVADPALVPLYFVAKEARKHVKVVLSGEGADELFGGYTIYREPLSLRPFEYLPKGVRRLAGKLSDRIPEGTRGKSLLHRGSLTLQERYYGNARSFNDAQLRAVLREFRPEWTHQDVTGPIYAKQDAGMDPVARMQHLDLFTWLRGDILVKADKMTMANSLELRVPFLDSEVFAVAEQIPYDQKITKETTKYALRRALETIVPPHVLHRPKLGFPVPLRHWLRGPELHDWAAAQIADSQTDHLLDKSAIKAMLEAHRSGAADHSRRLWTLLVFMIWHGIFVENRIKPEIQEPTYPVRL; from the coding sequence GTGTGTGGACTGCTCGGATTTCTGTCCGCCGACGTGGCTCTGCCGGTCGACGAGAGTGTGCCAGCCGACGGGAGTGTGCCAGCCGACGGCGCTGTGCCAGCCGACGGAGCGACGGACAACGTCGTACAGCAGGTCTACGACGCCTTGCAGTGCGGGCGCCATCGCGGCCCGGACGAGCGCGGCACGTGGCACGACGAGCACATGATCCTCGGCTTCAACCGGCTCTCGATCATCGATATCGAGCATTCGCACCAGCCGCTGCGCTGGGGCCCGCCGGAGAACCCGGAGCGGTACGCGCTGGCGTTCAACGGCGAGATCTACAACTATCTGGAACTGCGGGAGCAGTTGCGCGCCGAGCACGACGCGCGGTTCCGCACCGAGGGTGACGGCGAGGCGATCGTCGCCGCCTACCACCACTGGGGCACCGAATCGTTCGCCCGGCTGCGCGGAATGTTCGCGTTCGCGATCTGGGATACCGAGACCGAGCGGCTGGTCGTCGCGCGCGACCCGTTCGGCATCAAGCCGCTGTTCCTGGCCACCGGCCCGAACGGCACCGGCTACGCCAGCGAGAAGAAGAGCCTGCTGGAACTGCTCGGGGCGCTGGGCCTTTCCGACGAACTCGACGTCCGGGCGCTCGAGCACTACACGGTGCTGCAGTACGTGCCCGAGCCCGAATCGCTGCACCGCACCATCCGCCGCCTGGAATCCGGCTGCTTCGCCACGCTCGGTCCGGGCGAGACCCCTGAGATCACACGGTATTTCGAGCCGAAGTTCCGGGTGGTGCCGTTCGGCAAGCCCGGCGACGACACACCGCAGAACCGGCGCGCGGCGGGGGTGCACACCAACACCGCGGAGGCCCGGTACCGCCGGATCGCCGAGGTGATGGAGGATTCCGTCGCCAAGCACATGCGCGCCGACGTCACCGTCGGATCGTTCCTGTCCGGCGGCATCGACTCGACCGCCATTGCCGCGCTGGCGATCCGGCACAATCCGAACCTGCTCACCTTCACCTCCGCCTTCGAGCGGGAGGGGTACTCCGAGGCCGACGTGGCCGCCGAGACCGCGGAGGCGATCGGCGCGAAGCACTACATCCGCACGGTGAGCCCCGCCGATTTCGCCGCCGCCATTCCCGAAATCGTCTGGTATCTCGACGATCCCGTGGCCGATCCGGCGCTGGTGCCGCTGTATTTCGTGGCCAAGGAGGCGCGCAAGCACGTCAAGGTGGTGCTGTCCGGGGAGGGGGCCGACGAGCTGTTCGGCGGGTACACGATCTACCGGGAGCCGTTGTCGCTCAGGCCTTTCGAATATCTTCCGAAGGGCGTGCGCCGGCTCGCGGGCAAGCTGTCGGACCGGATCCCGGAGGGCACCCGGGGCAAGAGCCTGCTGCATCGGGGCTCGCTCACGCTACAGGAGCGCTACTACGGCAACGCCCGCAGCTTCAACGACGCGCAGCTGCGCGCGGTGCTGCGCGAGTTCCGGCCGGAGTGGACCCATCAGGACGTCACCGGCCCGATCTACGCCAAGCAGGATGCCGGCATGGATCCGGTGGCGCGCATGCAGCACCTGGACCTGTTCACCTGGCTGCGCGGCGACATCCTGGTGAAGGCCGACAAGATGACCATGGCCAACTCGCTGGAGTTGCGGGTGCCGTTCCTGGACTCCGAGGTGTTCGCGGTCGCCGAGCAGATTCCCTACGACCAGAAGATCACCAAGGAGACCACCAAGTACGCGCTGCGCCGGGCGCTCGAGACGATCGTCCCGCCGCACGTCCTGCACCGGCCCAAGCTGGGCTTCCCGGTGCCGCTGCGGCACTGGCTGCGCGGCCCGGAACTGCACGACTGGGCCGCCGCGCAGATCGCCGACTCGCAGACCGACCACCTGCTGGACAAGTCCGCGATCAAGGCGATGCTGGAGGCCCACCGGTCCGGTGCGGCCGACCACAGTCGCCGCCTGTGGACGCTGCTGGTGTTCATGATCTGGCACGGCATCTTCGTCGAGAACCGGATCAAGCCGGAGATCCAGGAGCCGACCTACCCGGTCCGGCTGTAG